One window of the Staphylococcus equorum genome contains the following:
- the yut gene encoding urea transporter codes for MDAIRIILKNIAQVLLLNNSWTGLFVLVGIFVGNWKVGLMALSASVISLLLAKRTNYSEEEINTGLAGFNPVLTAIALTLFLVPEWYSVVIVLVAIIITMPIGSAFREFFKPFGVPMLTMPYVFVSWIVLLMSFQFKFVNADVNILPNTVQEIKFSGHSIDFISAFLTGFSEIFLLKNMIAGILILIGIFIASRKAGTFAIIANIIGFAAVTVLGGNHDQINDGLFGYNVILTVLALGVAFSTIIPRYISIVLGILLTVILHAGMTTLLTPFGLPVFTLPFIIATWIMLFAGNQMKEQQIE; via the coding sequence GTGGACGCTATTCGGATAATATTGAAGAATATTGCGCAAGTATTATTATTGAACAATTCGTGGACAGGATTGTTTGTTTTAGTAGGTATTTTTGTAGGTAATTGGAAAGTGGGGCTAATGGCTTTGAGTGCAAGTGTCATTTCCCTATTGCTTGCAAAACGCACGAATTATTCAGAAGAGGAAATCAACACGGGATTGGCCGGGTTCAATCCTGTACTTACTGCCATTGCATTAACATTATTCTTAGTACCAGAATGGTATAGTGTGGTTATTGTATTAGTTGCAATTATTATAACAATGCCTATTGGTTCGGCATTTAGAGAGTTTTTTAAACCATTTGGTGTGCCAATGTTAACAATGCCATATGTATTTGTAAGTTGGATTGTATTACTCATGTCATTCCAATTTAAATTTGTGAACGCAGATGTTAATATTTTGCCGAATACAGTTCAGGAAATTAAATTTTCTGGTCATAGTATCGACTTTATAAGTGCATTTTTGACGGGTTTCAGTGAAATATTTTTACTTAAAAATATGATTGCAGGTATATTAATTCTTATTGGTATTTTTATTGCTTCCAGAAAAGCTGGTACATTTGCAATTATTGCAAATATTATAGGTTTTGCAGCAGTCACGGTACTTGGTGGTAATCACGACCAAATTAATGATGGTCTGTTTGGCTATAATGTCATACTTACAGTGTTAGCTTTAGGTGTCGCATTTAGTACTATAATTCCGCGTTATATAAGTATTGTGTTAGGCATTCTGCTAACTGTCATATTACATGCAGGCATGACTACATTATTAACACCATTTGGTTTGCCGGTATTTACATTGCCATTTATTATTGCTACGTGGATTATGCTATTTGCGGGTAATCAAATGAAAGAACAACAAATAGAGTGA
- the nikA gene encoding nickel ABC transporter substrate-binding protein, with product MKRLVVLFATAAITLAGCSGSGSQSKGNTLDIELPLKTTSIAPYETDVPVKIGAAESLFKASAEGKVQKLLVESYNQKSPTQLDLKIKDDIKFQNGKKVTGKAVKSSLEESIEKSDLVKGSLPIKDIQVDGQNVTIMTKEAYPELVSELASPFSAIYDTEAKGDVNKTPVGTGPYQIKDYKQSQKIKLDQNKDYWQGKPKLDHINVTYQEDGNARTSDLDSGKADVITDVPVEKVKTLKESDETKVSSVSGFRTGLLLYNHTSDKMTQPVREALDKVIDRESIAKNVSKGHAEPATGPFNTKLDFIENRQVQKQDIDKAKQIMEEEGYTKEHPLQLTVSTYNGRPELPKIAQVIQSDAKKANIDIKLRNVDDIQGYLKDKSQWDASLYSFGTIPRGDTGYFFNQAYKPQGAINAGDYDNDKVTALINQFNKTVDTKERHRLTNEIIDITSNDLANSYISYNDNIVGMSKDVENLKATPEGVYLIDYKVDKKQ from the coding sequence ATGAAAAGATTAGTGGTATTGTTTGCAACCGCAGCAATTACTTTAGCAGGATGTAGTGGATCTGGAAGTCAATCTAAAGGAAACACTTTGGACATTGAGTTACCTTTAAAAACAACTTCAATCGCCCCTTATGAAACAGATGTACCAGTGAAAATTGGCGCAGCAGAATCTTTGTTTAAAGCCTCCGCTGAAGGAAAAGTTCAAAAATTATTAGTTGAATCATATAATCAAAAGTCACCAACTCAACTCGATCTAAAAATAAAAGATGATATTAAATTCCAAAATGGTAAAAAAGTGACTGGTAAAGCAGTGAAATCTAGTTTGGAAGAAAGTATTGAGAAAAGTGACTTGGTAAAAGGATCTCTTCCTATTAAGGACATTCAAGTAGACGGACAAAATGTTACGATTATGACAAAAGAAGCATATCCTGAATTAGTTTCAGAGCTTGCCAGTCCATTTTCAGCAATCTATGATACGGAAGCAAAGGGCGATGTAAATAAAACCCCTGTTGGAACTGGACCATATCAAATTAAAGATTATAAGCAATCTCAAAAAATTAAATTAGATCAGAATAAAGACTACTGGCAAGGTAAACCGAAACTAGATCATATTAATGTTACTTATCAAGAAGATGGTAACGCACGTACGAGTGATTTAGACTCTGGGAAAGCAGATGTCATTACAGATGTACCTGTGGAAAAAGTAAAAACACTAAAAGAGAGTGATGAAACAAAAGTATCAAGTGTCTCAGGATTTAGAACAGGCTTACTCTTATATAACCATACAAGCGATAAGATGACGCAACCTGTACGCGAAGCACTCGATAAAGTAATAGATCGTGAAAGTATTGCGAAAAATGTGTCTAAAGGTCATGCTGAACCTGCGACTGGACCTTTCAATACAAAATTAGATTTTATAGAGAATCGACAAGTGCAGAAACAAGATATAGATAAAGCGAAGCAAATAATGGAAGAAGAAGGCTATACAAAAGAACATCCATTACAATTAACAGTTTCAACATATAATGGACGTCCAGAACTTCCGAAAATTGCACAAGTCATCCAATCAGATGCTAAAAAAGCCAATATTGATATTAAATTACGTAATGTGGATGATATCCAAGGTTACCTAAAAGATAAAAGTCAGTGGGATGCATCACTTTATAGCTTTGGTACGATTCCAAGAGGAGACACTGGTTATTTCTTCAACCAAGCGTATAAACCACAAGGTGCGATTAACGCAGGTGATTATGATAATGACAAAGTGACTGCTTTAATAAATCAATTTAATAAAACAGTAGATACAAAAGAACGTCATCGTTTAACGAATGAAATTATTGATATAACTAGCAATGACTTAGCAAATAGCTATATTTCATATAATGATAATATCGTCGGTATGAGTAAAGATGTAGAAAACTTAAAAGCAACTCCTGAAGGCGTCTATCTCATCGATTATAAAGTGGATAAAAAACAATGA
- the nikB gene encoding nickel ABC transporter permease: MILKNILSRIGQMIIVLFVLSTITFILMKLTPGDPVDKILHLDVANVSSEQIEATKQKLGLDQPVVIQYIQWLGQIVKLNFGTSYQTGEPVINELIYYTPPTAFIAILTIIIVFIVAVPLGIIAAKYYHTWIDTLIRTVTSFTVSIPSFFLGTLLIYVFAQKLNLLPSSGLDSLAGYVLPVIALSIGMSAYYVRLMRSNLVELYQSKEVEAARLRGMSERYILWKDLFKPAIIPVVTVLGMSIGSLIGGTVVIENLFSIPGIGHFLVDSIRARDYPVVQGAVLMIGFLVVLANTISDLLLLWLDPKRRYNKNRKKTKVARQDGEM; the protein is encoded by the coding sequence ATGATATTAAAAAATATACTTTCTAGAATTGGACAAATGATCATTGTATTGTTTGTCCTTTCTACTATCACTTTTATATTAATGAAACTTACGCCGGGAGACCCAGTCGACAAAATTTTACATTTAGATGTAGCTAACGTTTCAAGTGAACAAATTGAAGCTACCAAACAAAAATTAGGTTTAGACCAACCCGTAGTCATCCAATACATTCAATGGTTAGGACAAATTGTGAAGTTGAATTTTGGTACGAGTTATCAAACAGGCGAGCCTGTAATCAATGAATTAATTTATTATACGCCACCTACAGCATTCATTGCTATTTTGACTATCATTATCGTTTTTATTGTAGCAGTGCCATTAGGTATTATTGCAGCGAAATACTATCATACTTGGATTGATACATTGATCCGCACAGTGACATCTTTTACTGTTAGTATACCTTCATTCTTTTTAGGAACTTTATTGATTTATGTATTCGCACAAAAACTCAACTTACTTCCATCATCTGGATTAGATTCGTTAGCAGGCTACGTATTACCTGTGATAGCACTGAGCATAGGTATGAGTGCCTATTATGTCAGATTAATGCGTTCTAATTTAGTAGAACTGTACCAATCTAAAGAAGTAGAAGCGGCTCGACTCAGAGGGATGTCTGAACGTTATATTTTATGGAAAGACTTGTTTAAGCCTGCTATTATACCGGTCGTTACAGTCTTGGGTATGTCTATAGGCAGTCTTATTGGCGGCACAGTCGTTATTGAAAACTTATTTAGTATACCAGGTATTGGTCATTTCCTAGTCGATAGTATTAGAGCAAGGGATTATCCTGTTGTGCAAGGTGCAGTTCTTATGATCGGTTTCCTTGTCGTTCTTGCTAACACAATCAGTGACTTATTGTTATTATGGCTAGATCCAAAACGTCGATACAATAAAAATCGTAAAAAGACTAAAGTAGCGCGTCAGGATGGTGAGATGTAA
- the nikC gene encoding nickel transporter permease translates to MKHINKHNLIFYGFSFYLIVIIIAQFFVSTNSALEVHLGNALETPSLTHWLGTDDYGRDLLSRVIVGARYTLIISLITLFVTVIIGVPLGLLAGYKKGIVDTVIMRLIDIGLSIPEFVLMIAFASFFKPSIWNLVIAITIIKWMTYTRLTRSVISSEMMKPYIQMAKLFNVPTRTIIWKHFLPQVTPSIIVLMTVDFGKIILYISSLSFLGLGAQPPSPEWGAMLNAGRDYISSYPLLLIVPATLITLTILLFNLAGDALRDKLLKGKRDLDD, encoded by the coding sequence ATGAAACATATTAATAAACACAATCTCATTTTCTATGGTTTTTCTTTCTATCTCATCGTCATTATAATAGCACAATTTTTTGTTTCAACTAATAGTGCGTTAGAAGTGCATTTAGGTAATGCTTTGGAAACGCCAAGTCTGACTCATTGGTTAGGGACAGATGATTATGGTAGAGATTTATTATCACGAGTTATCGTTGGGGCAAGGTATACTTTAATCATTAGTTTGATTACATTATTCGTTACGGTAATTATTGGTGTTCCACTTGGTCTTTTAGCCGGTTACAAAAAGGGAATCGTCGATACAGTGATTATGCGTTTAATTGACATTGGACTAAGCATTCCAGAATTTGTATTGATGATTGCATTTGCCAGCTTTTTTAAACCGAGTATTTGGAATTTAGTCATCGCCATTACAATAATTAAATGGATGACATATACAAGACTTACACGTTCTGTAATAAGCAGTGAAATGATGAAACCCTATATACAAATGGCTAAGTTATTTAATGTGCCAACGCGTACAATTATTTGGAAACATTTTTTACCACAAGTTACGCCATCTATTATTGTGCTGATGACTGTTGATTTTGGTAAAATCATTCTTTATATTTCATCACTATCCTTTTTAGGGCTAGGCGCACAACCACCTTCACCTGAATGGGGAGCAATGCTTAATGCTGGACGTGACTATATTAGCTCATATCCATTACTGTTAATTGTTCCAGCAACTTTAATTACACTAACAATTTTATTATTTAATTTAGCTGGTGATGCCTTACGAGATAAATTATTAAAAGGGAAGCGTGATTTGGATGACTAA
- a CDS encoding ATP-binding cassette domain-containing protein gives MTNILEISNLSIKDNSGTKLIHNINLGLKQSKVNVLVGESGSGKSLTAKALVQRVPRTLDIEFDGLRYKNQSVRDMHTLLGKDIGFISQDYTHSFNDHTKLGKQLMAVYRMHYKVKKAVAKQFVIKALQWVDLVPDQVMDRYCFSLSGGQLARVQIASVLMLNPEVIIADEPTSSLDAITGYNVMNLIKHLAEVHQVTLLIITHNLSHVLDFSDWIHVIRHGEMIDSNHVQAFKNHNVKPYSLELFNSRSQLRRENAYD, from the coding sequence ATGACTAATATACTCGAGATATCCAATCTATCAATCAAAGATAATTCAGGTACTAAGCTCATTCATAATATCAACTTAGGACTTAAGCAAAGTAAAGTGAATGTCCTAGTTGGTGAAAGTGGTTCGGGTAAAAGTTTAACTGCCAAAGCACTCGTTCAACGTGTACCACGTACATTAGATATAGAATTTGATGGATTACGTTACAAAAACCAAAGTGTCAGAGATATGCATACTTTATTAGGCAAAGATATCGGTTTTATTTCTCAAGACTATACACACAGCTTTAATGATCATACAAAACTGGGTAAACAACTTATGGCTGTTTACAGAATGCACTATAAAGTTAAGAAAGCAGTGGCAAAGCAGTTTGTCATCAAAGCATTACAATGGGTAGATTTAGTACCTGACCAAGTCATGGACCGCTACTGCTTTAGCTTGTCTGGAGGACAACTTGCTAGGGTACAAATTGCGAGTGTTCTGATGTTAAATCCAGAAGTCATTATCGCTGATGAACCAACCTCATCATTAGATGCGATAACGGGTTATAATGTAATGAACTTAATTAAACATTTAGCGGAAGTGCATCAAGTAACTTTATTAATTATCACACATAATTTATCACACGTTTTAGATTTTAGTGACTGGATTCATGTGATACGTCACGGAGAAATGATAGATTCTAATCATGTTCAAGCTTTTAAAAATCACAATGTAAAACCCTATAGCCTGGAGTTATTTAATTCCCGTAGTCAGCTAAGAAGGGAGAATGCTTATGATTGA
- a CDS encoding ABC transporter ATP-binding protein — MIELTGINFKYDQDPILTNINLTIKADEIIGIVGESGSGKTTLAHLMLGLLQPTEGQIITHGLTLLPIFQHAYDSFNPKFNMGKSLAEPIQYYKGTVMSDVHRRMKVMMTYMDLDTKLLDRLPDELSGGQLQRFNTIRTLMLEPDMLLCDEITASLDVIAEQKMIEVLKDYHHRTQKGMLMISHDIAFLNHLVERVIVMKNGIIVDDFNVENLFSNQRHEYTKQLLSIY, encoded by the coding sequence ATGATTGAATTAACAGGAATAAATTTTAAATATGATCAAGATCCTATTTTAACTAATATTAACCTGACTATAAAAGCGGATGAAATTATTGGTATCGTAGGTGAAAGTGGTTCCGGAAAAACAACTTTAGCGCATCTTATGCTAGGTTTACTTCAACCGACCGAAGGACAAATCATCACACATGGATTAACATTATTACCTATATTTCAGCATGCATATGATAGTTTTAATCCGAAATTTAATATGGGGAAATCCTTAGCAGAACCTATACAGTATTATAAAGGTACGGTTATGAGTGATGTACATCGAAGAATGAAAGTAATGATGACATATATGGACCTAGATACTAAGTTGTTGGATAGGTTACCTGATGAATTAAGTGGTGGCCAATTACAGCGATTTAATACAATCCGTACACTTATGTTGGAACCAGATATGCTTCTATGTGACGAAATCACAGCCAGCTTAGATGTTATTGCAGAACAAAAAATGATAGAAGTGCTGAAAGATTATCATCACAGAACACAAAAAGGCATGTTGATGATTTCTCATGATATTGCCTTTTTAAATCATTTGGTTGAAAGAGTTATTGTAATGAAAAATGGCATCATTGTAGACGATTTTAATGTAGAGAATTTATTTAGTAATCAACGACATGAATATACAAAACAGTTACTTTCTATATATTAA
- a CDS encoding ABC transporter substrate-binding protein produces the protein MKKLLLPLLVLVLVLAACSNGSEDKSSKKDSEKTTYKQDSGDKVKIPKNPKRIVVLGATYAGGLKQLDANIVGVANIVDDSKVLKEKFKDVEKVDAENVESVAKLKPDLIITYNTDKNLKKMKKIAPTVAFDYAKHDYKEQHLELGKIVGKEDKAKKWVEDWEQKTKDDGKEIKDAIGADTTVSIIKDFDKKIYALGKTYGHGSEILYDSFGLKMPETVEKATKENDLADISEEELPKMAGDYVVTPVAKGSDLSFENKEIWKNTEAVQNNHTFKVDEGIYWLNDPYSLEYERKDLKEKLLNSNS, from the coding sequence ATGAAGAAACTATTATTACCTTTGTTAGTGTTGGTGCTTGTACTTGCAGCGTGTAGCAATGGCTCAGAAGACAAGTCGTCTAAAAAAGATAGCGAAAAAACAACTTACAAACAAGACTCAGGAGATAAAGTGAAAATACCTAAAAATCCTAAGCGTATTGTCGTTTTAGGGGCAACATATGCAGGTGGTTTAAAACAACTTGATGCGAATATTGTAGGAGTTGCGAATATCGTTGATGACAGTAAAGTATTAAAAGAAAAATTTAAAGATGTGGAGAAGGTAGATGCTGAAAATGTAGAAAGCGTCGCGAAACTCAAACCAGATTTAATCATTACTTATAATACAGATAAAAACTTGAAAAAAATGAAAAAAATAGCACCAACTGTTGCCTTTGATTATGCAAAACATGATTATAAAGAACAGCACCTAGAGCTAGGGAAAATTGTTGGCAAAGAAGATAAAGCAAAAAAATGGGTTGAAGACTGGGAGCAAAAAACAAAAGATGATGGTAAAGAAATCAAAGATGCCATTGGAGCAGATACAACAGTGTCTATCATCAAAGATTTTGATAAAAAAATCTATGCGCTAGGTAAAACATATGGTCACGGTAGTGAGATTTTATACGACTCATTTGGGTTGAAAATGCCAGAGACAGTAGAAAAAGCAACAAAAGAAAATGATTTAGCTGATATCTCAGAAGAAGAGCTTCCTAAAATGGCTGGCGATTATGTTGTGACTCCTGTAGCAAAAGGGTCTGACTTATCATTTGAAAATAAAGAAATTTGGAAAAATACTGAAGCGGTACAAAACAATCATACATTTAAAGTAGACGAAGGCATTTATTGGTTGAATGATCCGTATTCATTAGAATATGAACGTAAAGATTTAAAAGAGAAATTATTAAATAGCAATTCATAG
- the abc-f gene encoding ribosomal protection-like ABC-F family protein: MMEYTIKFNQIAHNLTDFRSIEIEALHAYQFEKIALIGANGTGKTTILNMINQTIKPDLGTIEVNGEMQYFKQLSMDIDSDFNQLKGDVLSQLNLPMHTTDKMSGGEKAKYKLANIISNYSPILLLDEPTNHLDKNGIDYLADTLKYYYGTLIMVTHNRALIDDIVDTIWEIQNDGTIRVFKGNYSQYHAQLEQEYIEHSRQYQQYQSEKARLTKASEEKHKQAQKYGKATSKQKNKSIKPDRYSASKQKDTVEKAAQKQAKHIEKRLEQIEEIERPKQQYDFQFPQSKVYEVHNNYPIIAQNFTLTREGIPLLNDTRFQIPYGCNIAIIGDNGVGKTSLFEAIYHQEKGIDCSPKVRMAYYRQLSYEAMRDVSLLQFLMEETDTQEHFARAILNNLGLNEALERSCKVLSGGERTKLSLAVLFSTKANMLILDEPTNFLDIKTLEALELFMNAYPGIILFTSHDAKFVENVADKKWELTKQSIYDVT, translated from the coding sequence ATGATGGAATATACAATTAAATTTAATCAAATAGCACACAATTTAACAGATTTTCGTTCTATAGAAATCGAAGCGCTACATGCTTATCAATTTGAAAAAATTGCATTAATCGGAGCAAATGGTACAGGTAAAACAACAATATTAAATATGATAAACCAAACTATTAAACCTGATTTAGGTACAATTGAAGTCAATGGTGAAATGCAATATTTTAAACAACTTAGTATGGATATAGATAGTGATTTTAACCAATTAAAAGGTGATGTGTTAAGTCAACTTAATCTACCAATGCATACGACAGATAAAATGAGTGGTGGAGAAAAAGCAAAGTATAAGTTAGCTAATATTATATCAAATTATAGTCCCATTTTATTATTGGATGAGCCAACAAATCATTTGGATAAAAATGGAATTGACTATTTAGCTGATACTTTAAAATATTACTATGGGACATTAATAATGGTTACGCATAATAGAGCGCTTATAGATGACATTGTAGATACAATTTGGGAAATACAAAATGATGGCACAATAAGGGTATTTAAAGGGAATTATAGTCAATATCATGCTCAATTAGAGCAAGAATATATTGAACATAGTCGTCAGTATCAACAATATCAAAGTGAGAAAGCTAGACTAACCAAAGCCAGTGAAGAAAAGCATAAACAAGCACAAAAATATGGGAAAGCAACATCTAAACAAAAGAACAAAAGTATTAAACCAGACAGATATAGTGCTTCTAAACAAAAAGATACAGTCGAGAAAGCAGCACAGAAACAGGCGAAACATATAGAAAAGCGATTAGAACAAATCGAAGAAATTGAACGACCTAAACAGCAATATGATTTTCAATTTCCTCAAAGTAAAGTTTATGAAGTGCATAATAATTATCCAATTATTGCTCAAAACTTCACATTAACACGCGAAGGTATCCCGCTCCTTAACGATACACGATTTCAAATTCCATATGGTTGTAACATTGCAATTATTGGTGATAATGGAGTAGGTAAAACTTCTTTGTTTGAAGCGATATATCATCAAGAAAAAGGTATTGATTGTTCACCAAAAGTGCGTATGGCCTATTATCGTCAACTTAGTTATGAAGCAATGCGAGATGTTTCACTTTTACAATTTTTAATGGAAGAAACAGATACGCAAGAACACTTTGCTCGAGCTATATTAAATAACTTAGGATTAAATGAGGCGCTTGAGCGTTCCTGTAAAGTTCTAAGTGGTGGTGAAAGAACAAAATTATCTTTAGCTGTGTTATTTTCTACTAAAGCTAATATGTTAATCTTAGATGAACCCACTAATTTTTTAGATATAAAAACATTAGAAGCATTGGAATTATTTATGAATGCTTATCCGGGTATCATTTTATTCACTTCTCATGATGCAAAGTTCGTTGAAAATGTTGCAGATAAAAAATGGGAATTAACAAAACAATCAATCTATGATGTAACGTAA
- a CDS encoding MarR family winged helix-turn-helix transcriptional regulator — translation MEQQQKINNWIEMTKYVHYTESLIEKTLKQQYHLSLKEFYVLYEIFTATGKKYKMNDLIKIVDLSQSAMSRLIVRIERMDCPLVFRQECVEDQRAMYIYLTEEGLTMTKKALNTYEQLIEKIDLSHIRKLTHINDD, via the coding sequence ATGGAACAACAGCAAAAAATAAATAATTGGATTGAAATGACAAAATATGTACACTACACAGAATCATTAATAGAAAAAACGTTAAAACAACAATATCATTTAAGTTTAAAAGAATTTTATGTACTATACGAAATTTTTACAGCAACAGGAAAAAAATATAAAATGAATGATTTAATTAAAATAGTAGATTTGAGTCAAAGTGCAATGTCGCGTTTAATCGTTAGGATAGAAAGAATGGATTGTCCGCTCGTTTTTAGACAAGAATGTGTTGAAGATCAACGCGCTATGTATATCTATCTAACTGAAGAAGGATTAACAATGACTAAAAAGGCGTTGAACACATATGAACAATTGATTGAAAAGATTGACCTATCGCATATTCGTAAGCTCACTCATATTAACGATGATTAA
- a CDS encoding VOC family protein, which yields MDIQSAWLNLPVKDLKASEAFFSEIGFKIQQNDAVLDKMRGIQTIDNKIIMLIERSQFKKASQLSNIGSNEALVSISVSQSQDVDALLNKVKEAGGKVLQSGTMLEGFYGGLFSDIDGHLFNIIVM from the coding sequence ATGGATATACAATCGGCATGGCTAAATTTACCAGTAAAAGACCTTAAAGCAAGTGAAGCATTTTTTAGTGAAATTGGCTTTAAAATTCAACAAAATGATGCTGTTTTGGATAAAATGAGAGGAATTCAAACGATCGATAATAAAATTATTATGCTTATTGAACGTAGCCAATTTAAAAAAGCATCTCAGCTTTCTAATATAGGCTCAAATGAAGCATTAGTTTCTATTTCTGTATCTCAGTCTCAAGATGTTGATGCATTATTAAATAAAGTTAAAGAAGCGGGTGGTAAAGTATTGCAGAGCGGTACGATGTTAGAAGGGTTTTATGGTGGTTTGTTTAGTGACATAGATGGCCATTTATTTAATATTATTGTGATGTAA
- a CDS encoding Cof-type HAD-IIB family hydrolase, whose protein sequence is MIKAIAVDKDGTLFKSNHTFDEIYFEKIFEGITKRNIKFIVASGNQYAQLRSYFPGKEAQITYVAENGAVTYVDDTLVSSSHFDQQLTFDILQTIMVDYNISDVIVSGIKSAYVKSDCSDEFMNFITNYYYDIEKVENFSDIKDDQFVKVAMRIKDDNIVNQVKTGLESEYAHEIRAVTSGAESVDLILPGVNKGVAIQALLNQWGIEQDELLAFGDANNDLEMLALTTHSYAMAKCSPELEKIAQHRAPSNDESGVLQVIERYLKQQD, encoded by the coding sequence ATGATAAAAGCAATTGCAGTAGATAAAGATGGAACGTTATTTAAATCCAATCATACCTTTGATGAAATATATTTTGAAAAAATATTTGAAGGAATAACAAAACGTAATATCAAATTTATTGTAGCAAGTGGTAATCAATATGCCCAATTACGATCATATTTCCCAGGCAAGGAAGCACAAATTACGTATGTAGCAGAAAATGGCGCCGTTACTTATGTTGATGATACATTAGTGTCTTCTTCACATTTTGATCAACAACTTACCTTTGATATTCTGCAGACAATTATGGTGGATTATAATATCTCTGATGTTATAGTAAGTGGGATTAAATCAGCATATGTTAAAAGTGATTGTAGCGATGAATTTATGAATTTTATTACTAACTATTACTACGATATTGAAAAAGTTGAAAACTTTAGTGATATCAAAGATGACCAGTTTGTTAAAGTGGCAATGAGAATCAAAGATGACAATATCGTAAATCAAGTGAAAACTGGTTTGGAAAGTGAATATGCACATGAAATACGAGCCGTGACAAGTGGTGCTGAGAGTGTGGATCTTATTTTACCTGGAGTGAATAAAGGTGTAGCGATTCAAGCACTTTTAAACCAGTGGGGCATAGAGCAAGACGAATTATTAGCTTTTGGAGATGCTAATAATGACTTAGAAATGCTAGCATTGACCACACATAGTTATGCTATGGCGAAATGTAGCCCAGAACTTGAAAAAATAGCTCAACACCGCGCACCATCTAATGATGAATCTGGTGTATTACAAGTAATTGAGAGATACTTAAAGCAACAGGATTAA
- a CDS encoding universal stress protein — protein sequence MYKKILLAYDFGNTFDNVPQELQNLTAGVDDAEITIFNVISEGDLQTSVRYDGKHFEELANEKGKKLDPFVQKLENLGLNVRVRFSTGYIKQSILQEVEENKYDIIVMSNKRAKPDIKNVLGNVTHKIANSANLPVLIIK from the coding sequence ATGTACAAGAAAATACTATTAGCTTATGACTTTGGCAACACATTCGATAACGTTCCGCAAGAACTACAAAACTTAACTGCTGGCGTAGATGACGCTGAAATTACAATTTTCAATGTTATTTCTGAAGGTGACTTACAAACCTCAGTACGCTATGATGGTAAACATTTTGAAGAATTAGCGAACGAAAAAGGCAAAAAACTAGATCCATTTGTTCAAAAATTAGAAAATCTCGGTTTAAATGTTCGCGTGAGATTTAGTACAGGATACATCAAGCAATCTATTCTGCAAGAAGTTGAAGAAAATAAATATGACATTATCGTCATGAGTAATAAACGTGCAAAACCAGACATTAAAAATGTTCTTGGGAATGTCACTCATAAAATTGCCAACAGCGCGAATCTTCCTGTATTAATTATAAAATAA